In the genome of Streptomyces sp. P3, the window GCCGGGATCGTCACCCCTCTGCTCGTGATGCTGGGGCATCTGGATGAGGACAAGTCGAACCTCGCTGCCTGGCAGGCTCGGACCGGAGCGCTGATCACGACCCCGTGGGCGGTCGTCGATGCCCCAGGCGCCACGGTCGCACGGAGGTCGGCGGCGTGATGGCCCGGATACGGCAACGGCCGCTCCCGCGGCTGCTCGGCCAGGTCGGATGGGTGCTGCGGCATCCGGCGACGTACGTCGGTCGGTTCGGCTTCGGCACCTTCCAGGTTCTGTTCCTGCCCGTCCTGGTGACCGGCACAACGTTGACCACGCTCTACGCGGGCCAGTTCCGGTAGCCCCGGCCCGTGTCCTCGACCCCCCTCTCCGGATGCTCCGAATCCATATCCCCCACGGAATCCGGTCAACCGGAGAGGGGCCGCACCCAAGGTGCGAACGCAGAAACCCGGCCCTTGCGGCAATCCATACGCAGGCCGGGCGGCACAACGAACCGTTCGGATCCTTCCGACAGAAGAGGAAGTGCGATGACCGCAACCATGCTCACCCCGATCACAACGGCCACCACCGGGGCGTCCGCTGCGACGGCCGCCCCCGGAGCGTCCGCCGACCCGTTCGACGTCGACCTGACGATCGTCACGGAGATCGGCGCCGACCTGCTCCCCAAGGCGTGCGGCACCGGCGACGGGTGTGCGCCGTCCTGCGCCTCGTCCTGCGCCAGCGCCGTCTGACGGCGGCTCGTGCAGGGGGTCGGGGGCGCAGCCGCCCCCGACCCCGCTCGTTCACAGCACTGACGGCGGAGGCATGGGGATGGGAAGCGACGGAAAGCTCTACCAGCACACAGGCGCGGCGCTGCTCCGGGCTGCCGCGATGCCGCTGACGGGTCTGCCGACATGGTGGCCTGACCCGTCCGACACGGAGGTGTGCGGCAGGTGGCTGAGGCAGGTGTGGGCCGATGCGCGGTTCGCCGACGCCGTCCGGCAGGCAAGCGGCGATCTCGCCTCTCGGGTCGACGCGATCTGCGCCGGCCAGCCGACACGCTCCAAGCAGGTCCGGCGCGCCGCCATAGCCACGGTTCGCTACCTGTTGCGCGCCACCGGGCGACCAACCCCGTTCGGTCTCTTCGCGGGAGTCACCGCAGCGAGCGTGGGTTCGACGCCGCACGTGAGGTGGGGCGACACACACCAGGCCGTGGCGCGGGTGGATACCGAGTGGCTGGACGATGTCATCGTCCGCCTGGAGGCGTGCCCGATCCTGCTGGAGCGCCTGGATGTCGTCCTCAACAACCTGGCGGCGCGTCGCGGCGGGCGGCTGCATGTCCCGCACGGCGGACCGATGGGGGCCACCGTCCGGCGCACCAGTGCGGTACGCGTGATCGAGCGCCTCGCGGGCGGGCCGGTCCGCTTCGCCGCCCTCGCCGAGCAGTTGGCCGCGGCGTTCCCCCGAACCGAGCCGCAGAACATCCGCACACTGCTCGGCGCGCTGGTGCGCGAGAAGTTCCTGATCACCAGCTTGCGCGCGCCG includes:
- a CDS encoding FxLD family lanthipeptide is translated as MTATMLTPITTATTGASAATAAPGASADPFDVDLTIVTEIGADLLPKACGTGDGCAPSCASSCASAV